In a single window of the Pseudodesulfovibrio profundus genome:
- a CDS encoding bacteriohemerythrin, giving the protein MSDEELVLDIPEIDEQHQTFHEMMSKIGQLVPDMYKPMDDDQVDDVVDALYDLREFALLHFRTEEDYMSEVDYPELEQQKSEHERFLTDLTRMEAELMNGSAIPAIKVYNFLNDWYRDHVRNLDKPFGEFYSKN; this is encoded by the coding sequence GTGAGTGACGAAGAACTTGTTTTGGACATCCCGGAAATTGATGAACAGCATCAGACTTTTCATGAAATGATGTCGAAGATAGGACAACTAGTGCCTGACATGTACAAACCCATGGACGATGATCAGGTGGATGATGTTGTTGACGCTCTGTATGATCTGCGCGAGTTCGCACTGCTCCACTTCCGCACTGAGGAAGACTACATGAGCGAGGTCGATTATCCGGAGCTGGAACAGCAGAAAAGTGAACATGAGCGCTTCCTGACGGATCTGACCCGAATGGAGGCCGAGCTGATGAACGGGTCGGCCATCCCGGCGATCAAGGTCTACAACTTTCTCAACGATTGGTACCGCGACCATGTTCGTAATCTGGACAAGCCGTTTGGCGAGTTTTACTCAAAAAATTAG
- a CDS encoding methyl-accepting chemotaxis protein produces the protein MLLVTTVAILTAVISFCVYSSYSLVDEDVRKAQELMLEGQQEKIEVATTSMAQALSKAVAGVDDEQEMLTIFRSIISDAFFEKDASGYFFIYEGTTNVAHPVKPALHGKDLKGLKGKDGVYSVRELASAARSGGGFVHFMWDKPGSPDPMPKLGYATMIPGTNYWVGTGVYIDNIDARAASIRKEMRGKSVGWIQLQAGVAAILFLFILLPLSITVSRGIIRAVNDTKLAAQNIAAGDLDTTLVPTTNDEIGDLQKALTSMAQSLRKSMEEVVAKEQEAARKAKEAVLATEEATKANRFAEEKTQTLLAAAHQLDQVVDSVSEISDHLKSQIEQSTRGAEEQADRVGSTATAMTEMSATVQEVAVNASAAATTVEEARKMADNGAEVVLRAVEGIGQVSTQAQNLMEDMQTLGKQAESIGAIMNVINDIADQTNLLALNAAIEAARAGEAGRGFAVVADEVRKLAEKTMSATSDVGNAISNIQQGTRKNIENTVQSVETIDLVTEEANRSKESLHHIVSLVNDVTAQVQSIASAAEQQSVTSEEIDRSLTDINEIANQTSNAMVSSSQVVAQLTEEVKTLSTLTTEMKS, from the coding sequence ATGCTGCTTGTTACGACTGTAGCCATACTCACGGCCGTCATTTCTTTTTGCGTCTATTCATCCTATTCGCTTGTGGACGAGGATGTAAGAAAAGCTCAGGAACTCATGTTGGAAGGCCAGCAGGAGAAGATCGAGGTAGCAACAACCTCAATGGCCCAGGCACTTTCAAAGGCCGTGGCCGGTGTCGATGACGAGCAGGAAATGCTGACCATCTTCCGATCAATCATTTCGGATGCGTTTTTTGAGAAAGATGCATCCGGCTATTTCTTTATCTACGAAGGCACTACAAACGTTGCCCACCCCGTAAAACCGGCTCTTCACGGCAAAGATCTGAAAGGCCTGAAGGGTAAGGATGGCGTGTACTCTGTTCGTGAACTGGCGAGTGCCGCCCGTTCCGGCGGCGGGTTTGTCCACTTCATGTGGGACAAGCCGGGAAGCCCCGACCCCATGCCGAAGCTTGGATACGCCACAATGATTCCCGGAACCAACTACTGGGTCGGGACCGGAGTCTATATCGATAACATCGACGCCCGCGCCGCAAGCATCCGCAAGGAGATGCGAGGCAAGAGCGTCGGTTGGATCCAACTTCAGGCCGGAGTGGCTGCAATACTTTTCCTTTTTATCCTTCTTCCACTCAGCATCACCGTTTCCCGTGGGATCATCCGCGCCGTAAACGACACCAAGCTGGCTGCGCAGAATATCGCTGCCGGAGATCTGGATACAACGCTTGTTCCGACAACCAATGACGAGATCGGCGATCTGCAGAAAGCCCTGACATCAATGGCCCAATCCCTGCGCAAGAGCATGGAAGAAGTGGTAGCCAAGGAGCAGGAGGCAGCCAGGAAGGCGAAGGAAGCCGTACTTGCCACCGAAGAAGCCACAAAGGCAAACAGGTTTGCGGAAGAAAAGACCCAAACATTATTGGCTGCAGCCCATCAGCTTGATCAGGTTGTTGATTCCGTTTCCGAGATTTCCGACCACCTCAAGTCACAGATAGAGCAATCCACCAGAGGCGCCGAAGAGCAGGCCGACCGTGTCGGAAGTACGGCCACGGCCATGACCGAGATGAGCGCCACGGTTCAGGAAGTCGCGGTTAATGCTTCTGCCGCTGCCACCACTGTCGAGGAAGCCCGGAAAATGGCCGACAATGGGGCCGAAGTCGTGCTTCGCGCTGTCGAGGGAATCGGACAGGTTTCCACTCAGGCCCAAAACCTCATGGAAGACATGCAGACACTCGGCAAGCAGGCGGAGAGCATCGGCGCCATCATGAATGTCATCAACGACATTGCCGACCAGACCAATCTGCTCGCCCTCAATGCGGCCATTGAAGCGGCCCGTGCAGGCGAGGCCGGACGAGGTTTCGCCGTTGTAGCCGATGAAGTCCGCAAGCTGGCGGAAAAGACCATGTCGGCAACCAGCGACGTGGGCAATGCTATCTCCAATATCCAGCAGGGAACACGTAAGAATATCGAGAACACGGTCCAATCCGTTGAAACCATTGATCTCGTCACCGAAGAGGCCAATCGTTCCAAGGAATCCCTGCATCACATCGTATCACTGGTGAACGACGTCACTGCACAGGTCCAATCCATTGCCTCGGCAGCCGAGCAGCAATCGGTCACCAGCGAGGAGATAGACAGAAGTCTCACCGACATCAACGAGATAGCAAACCAGACGTCCAACGCCATGGTCTCATCATCCCAAGTCGTCGCACAATTGACAGAGGAAGTGAAAACCCTCTCCACCCTGACCACGGAAATGAAGTCATAG
- a CDS encoding lysophospholipid acyltransferase family protein — translation MNSQTNGPLLNLNSPFDDPVRHTLFSLVKKPLSKMLRLETLNSLYSELHKNESAEPFVQRALEKLGIQFSIDGQPVSRIPKTGPLMAVCNHPFGIIEGLLLVNILRTVRTDIKIMANFMLSKIPELEDLIVEVDPFGKTGSKTKNINGLRQSMQWLKQGGMLIVFPAGEVSSIKVNKRMVADPQWSPMVGRIIRKTGANVLPVFFEGRNSGLFQTLGMIHPSLRTVLLPHENLRTASKGTIRVAFGSIIDGAKRAVDSSDEELIDYLRFRTYLLRKENKSNFTFAPREKKRKLAPIANSRGKHILASEVASLPDEAVLIESGDFTVFQANAFQIPRIIREIGIQREATFRLVGEGAQVAPWTSMHSTTRTGIWFCGIARNGK, via the coding sequence ATGAACAGCCAGACAAACGGCCCGCTGCTCAACCTGAATTCCCCCTTTGACGATCCTGTTCGGCACACGCTCTTTTCTCTTGTCAAAAAGCCCCTGTCGAAAATGCTCCGACTGGAAACTCTCAACTCCCTGTACTCGGAACTCCACAAAAACGAGAGTGCCGAGCCATTTGTTCAACGGGCGTTGGAAAAACTGGGGATTCAGTTCTCCATCGATGGACAACCTGTCAGTCGTATACCTAAAACAGGGCCACTGATGGCGGTATGCAACCACCCTTTTGGCATTATCGAAGGGTTGTTGCTGGTCAATATTCTGCGCACAGTCCGTACCGATATCAAGATCATGGCCAACTTCATGTTAAGCAAAATTCCGGAACTTGAAGACCTGATCGTTGAAGTCGATCCATTTGGAAAAACCGGGTCGAAAACCAAGAACATCAATGGCCTGAGACAATCCATGCAATGGCTCAAACAAGGCGGCATGCTCATTGTCTTTCCCGCAGGCGAAGTGTCCAGCATCAAGGTGAACAAGCGCATGGTGGCAGACCCACAGTGGTCGCCGATGGTCGGACGCATCATCCGCAAGACCGGCGCCAACGTGCTGCCGGTTTTTTTTGAAGGGCGAAACAGCGGCCTGTTTCAAACCCTTGGGATGATACACCCAAGCCTGCGCACGGTTCTCCTGCCCCATGAAAATCTGCGCACAGCATCCAAAGGAACCATTCGCGTGGCCTTCGGTTCAATCATCGATGGAGCAAAACGTGCTGTTGACTCAAGCGATGAGGAGTTGATCGATTACCTCCGCTTTCGGACCTACCTTCTTCGCAAAGAGAATAAGTCCAACTTCACCTTTGCCCCGCGAGAGAAGAAACGCAAACTCGCTCCCATCGCCAATTCACGAGGCAAACACATTCTGGCCAGCGAGGTCGCCTCCCTGCCGGACGAAGCAGTCCTCATCGAAAGTGGCGATTTCACCGTCTTCCAGGCGAACGCGTTTCAGATTCCACGTATCATTCGAGAAATAGGTATCCAGCGAGAAGCGACATTCCGACTGGTGGGCGAAGGCGCACAGGTCGCCCCATGGACATCGATGCATTCGACGACACGTACCGGCATCTGGTTCTGTGGAATCGCAAGGAACGGGAAGTAG
- a CDS encoding methyl-accepting chemotaxis protein: MNIYCKRASLSITIIIWVACFGGLAATASFAATSPVTSSTAISLADESTMQILQTDYLSETETALSVDFHAGLTAVFWCVIGTIVVMAASFLVLVLTGVFRNLAIAKKLYVSFGYLILTASVLGGGGYYYLNHATSYGELARLFTAIDLLGSETGKAQANFLLHGIENKNYGERRVDEIHSNLKKIQERIDSIKASGLLNKLMAENLSKLEAIIPKYSADMERIIKAFHEIETFKEDLAHKAASMYNTLQSTLGHQKKLLAEAEESAFNMDEIRRRTLIVEHLAEAEVQLLLAARNEVGFLLDKNPERVSAMEGQFSAFLDLIRRLQSEIRNQEETTQLKNVESTAGEYIAELRLLIKDEAIIAKNSAELDVLLNRFIALGAELAHEAELMAEEAVYEADLAIIILLLFSLAFGIPVSIYIARLISRPVIESSALANAMAGGDLTQSIEYQCSDEVGIMCASLNNMCHKLNSTLMAIQESAENVASGSEELSAAAENIAQTVEEQASTVEEVSAAIEEINGNVSKTTDHCHETDSIAKKVADEAGEGGAAVSQTVVAMREIAERITIVEEIARQTNLLALNAAIEAARAGEHGKGFAVVAAEVRKLAERSGKAAGEISELSQSSTAVAEKAGAMLSTMVPEIQKTSQLIGGITNATEEQQTGIGHISTAITQIDQVTQSNASASEEVASTSEELAAQAEVLQQEIAFFKVKSGGSTRHTAALPEGSSSPEEDGIDDAFMRY, from the coding sequence GTGAATATCTACTGTAAACGGGCATCACTATCCATAACGATCATAATCTGGGTCGCATGTTTCGGCGGGTTGGCTGCAACAGCATCTTTTGCGGCAACATCTCCAGTCACTTCGTCTACCGCCATTTCTCTGGCTGACGAAAGCACCATGCAAATATTGCAGACAGACTATCTTTCTGAAACGGAAACTGCTCTTTCCGTGGACTTTCATGCAGGACTGACCGCAGTCTTCTGGTGTGTTATCGGGACCATAGTCGTTATGGCGGCCTCCTTCCTGGTTCTGGTCCTGACCGGAGTTTTCCGCAATCTTGCCATTGCCAAAAAGCTCTACGTGAGCTTCGGATATCTCATTCTTACCGCGTCGGTCCTCGGCGGTGGCGGTTATTATTACCTCAACCACGCCACATCATATGGCGAGCTTGCCAGACTGTTCACGGCCATTGACCTGCTGGGCAGCGAGACCGGCAAGGCCCAGGCGAACTTTCTTCTCCATGGCATCGAAAACAAGAATTACGGTGAACGCCGTGTCGATGAAATCCACTCCAACCTGAAAAAAATTCAGGAACGAATCGACTCCATCAAAGCATCCGGCCTGCTCAACAAACTGATGGCTGAGAATCTATCCAAACTTGAAGCCATTATCCCGAAATATTCGGCGGATATGGAGCGCATTATCAAGGCATTCCATGAGATCGAAACATTCAAGGAAGACCTGGCGCACAAGGCTGCCAGCATGTACAACACGCTGCAATCAACGCTGGGCCACCAAAAAAAACTATTGGCTGAAGCCGAGGAATCGGCCTTCAATATGGATGAAATTCGGCGCAGGACGCTCATTGTCGAGCATCTGGCCGAGGCTGAAGTACAGCTTCTGCTCGCCGCCCGAAACGAGGTCGGATTCCTGCTCGACAAAAATCCCGAGCGCGTGTCCGCCATGGAAGGTCAATTCAGTGCTTTTCTCGACCTTATCCGCCGATTACAGAGTGAAATTCGCAATCAGGAAGAAACCACTCAACTCAAAAATGTTGAATCCACTGCCGGAGAGTACATTGCCGAACTTCGTTTGCTGATCAAGGACGAAGCCATCATTGCCAAGAACAGTGCCGAACTGGATGTGTTGCTCAATCGGTTCATCGCACTGGGCGCGGAGTTGGCGCACGAGGCAGAACTCATGGCCGAGGAAGCCGTGTACGAAGCGGACCTCGCCATCATCATACTGCTCCTCTTCTCGCTCGCCTTCGGGATTCCGGTTTCCATCTACATAGCCCGCCTCATATCCCGACCGGTCATCGAAAGTTCGGCTCTGGCAAACGCCATGGCCGGAGGCGACCTGACCCAAAGTATCGAATACCAGTGCAGTGATGAAGTCGGCATCATGTGCGCTTCCCTGAACAACATGTGCCACAAGCTCAACAGCACACTGATGGCGATTCAGGAGAGCGCGGAAAACGTTGCCAGCGGCAGTGAGGAGCTCTCTGCCGCTGCCGAGAATATCGCCCAGACCGTCGAGGAACAGGCTTCTACCGTAGAAGAAGTTTCAGCAGCCATCGAGGAAATCAACGGTAATGTGAGCAAGACAACCGACCACTGCCACGAGACGGACTCCATCGCGAAAAAGGTCGCGGACGAAGCTGGCGAGGGTGGTGCTGCCGTCAGCCAGACGGTTGTCGCCATGCGGGAAATCGCCGAACGGATCACCATTGTCGAGGAAATCGCCCGCCAGACCAATCTGCTCGCGCTCAATGCCGCCATTGAAGCCGCACGAGCCGGTGAGCACGGCAAGGGATTTGCCGTGGTGGCCGCCGAAGTGCGCAAGCTGGCCGAACGCAGTGGCAAGGCAGCCGGAGAGATCAGCGAGCTGTCCCAATCCAGTACGGCTGTGGCGGAAAAGGCCGGAGCCATGCTCTCGACCATGGTCCCCGAGATTCAGAAGACCTCGCAATTGATCGGGGGAATCACCAACGCCACCGAAGAACAGCAGACTGGCATCGGCCACATCTCAACCGCCATCACGCAGATCGATCAGGTGACACAGTCCAATGCTTCGGCTTCCGAAGAAGTCGCCTCCACCTCTGAGGAACTGGCCGCACAGGCAGAGGTGTTGCAGCAGGAGATCGCATTCTTCAAGGTCAAGTCCGGCGGTTCGACGCGCCATACCGCTGCCCTGCCCGAAGGATCATCCTCACCGGAGGAAGACGGAATCGACGATGCATTCATGCGATATTGA
- a CDS encoding peptidylprolyl isomerase, with protein MAKATARHLLVSDEQTCLDLKKQIQEGADFGEIAKQHSSCPSGQRGGDLGQFGPGDMVPEFDTVVFNEAIGEVHGPVKTQFGYHLLEITSRED; from the coding sequence ATGGCAAAAGCAACTGCCCGCCATCTTTTGGTTAGTGACGAACAGACCTGCCTGGACCTGAAAAAACAGATTCAGGAAGGCGCAGATTTCGGTGAAATCGCAAAGCAGCACTCCAGCTGCCCCTCCGGCCAGCGTGGCGGCGACCTCGGTCAGTTCGGCCCCGGCGACATGGTCCCGGAATTCGACACCGTTGTCTTCAACGAAGCCATCGGCGAAGTCCATGGCCCGGTAAAAACCCAGTTCGGCTACCACCTGCTGGAGATCACAAGCCGCGAAGATTAA
- a CDS encoding DsbA family protein — MRKYFFLTSLALALIIPSFALAADKPVTGCSPQYAAITDSAKVIFEGTGDLDITVITDPLCWHCRLGHKLLNEYPKLYGKVRMVFFPRTQFIGSDMAAWILEDAAGTDSLKDKVDFAYKHLRQPTTEDITEARMVVLSQFLVFFPEMLEGTSMEELYLRLQNDHEAHVLETARLCEEAGLAGTPVLFAGKVVLVGYGAGPWIKALEEKQACD, encoded by the coding sequence ATGCGAAAATACTTTTTTCTCACCTCATTGGCACTGGCTCTGATCATTCCTTCCTTTGCGCTGGCCGCAGATAAACCCGTTACCGGCTGCTCTCCCCAGTACGCAGCCATCACGGATAGCGCCAAGGTCATTTTCGAAGGAACCGGGGACCTCGACATCACCGTCATTACCGATCCCCTGTGCTGGCACTGCCGCCTGGGTCACAAGCTGCTCAATGAATACCCGAAGCTGTACGGCAAGGTGCGGATGGTCTTTTTCCCGCGCACACAGTTCATCGGCTCGGATATGGCCGCCTGGATTCTTGAGGACGCAGCAGGCACGGATTCGCTCAAAGACAAGGTCGATTTCGCATACAAGCATCTCAGACAACCCACCACAGAGGATATAACCGAAGCACGCATGGTCGTGCTCTCCCAGTTCCTCGTCTTCTTCCCGGAAATGCTCGAAGGCACGTCCATGGAAGAACTCTACCTCCGCCTGCAAAACGACCACGAGGCCCATGTCCTCGAAACAGCCAGACTGTGTGAAGAAGCCGGTCTCGCCGGTACACCCGTACTGTTCGCCGGGAAAGTCGTCCTTGTCGGCTACGGCGCAGGGCCGTGGATCAAAGCCCTCGAAGAGAAGCAGGCCTGCGATTAG
- a CDS encoding DUF6884 domain-containing protein, which yields MIIYLVSCVKTKRQGTHPAQELYTSTWFRYAKKYAITKADRWFILSAKHGLVYPDKKIASYEETLNSKKKVERQHWAETVYEQLKDAISPEDKIVFLAGTNYREFLIPRLQELGCEIQIPMKGLMQGQQMSWLKKNTSHRIDHLKRLYELLDILETRVGGKFLLHDSDGRMGWPKQGLYLFFENGEERSESGKGPRIVRVGTHAVSDGSKTTLWNRISQHKGIVKSGGGNHRGSIFRLIVGEAIQQKDPTEIVHSWGKGSSAPKDIRDNELPLECAVSDIIRSMPFLFIDVPGISAKDNDRSLLEQNLIGLLSNYDRETLDPPSPNWLGRSCPRNLIQCSGLWNSQHVEKGYTPDFLDLLEKYILNTTI from the coding sequence ATGATCATATATCTTGTATCGTGTGTTAAGACTAAGCGGCAGGGGACACACCCCGCCCAAGAATTATACACATCCACCTGGTTTCGATACGCTAAAAAGTATGCAATCACTAAGGCCGATAGATGGTTCATTCTCTCGGCAAAGCATGGTCTCGTATACCCTGATAAGAAAATTGCTTCCTATGAAGAAACACTGAATTCGAAGAAAAAAGTCGAGCGTCAGCACTGGGCAGAAACTGTTTATGAACAGCTCAAAGACGCAATTTCCCCAGAAGATAAAATCGTTTTCCTAGCAGGAACCAACTACCGTGAGTTCCTTATACCCAGGCTTCAGGAACTCGGTTGCGAAATACAGATTCCGATGAAGGGCCTAATGCAGGGGCAACAAATGAGCTGGCTCAAAAAGAACACTTCCCACCGAATCGACCATCTCAAAAGATTGTACGAGTTACTCGATATTTTAGAAACGCGCGTCGGTGGTAAATTTTTGCTTCATGACAGTGATGGGCGAATGGGATGGCCTAAACAAGGGCTCTATCTATTCTTTGAAAATGGTGAAGAACGTTCTGAATCAGGCAAAGGACCAAGGATCGTACGAGTCGGTACTCATGCTGTCTCGGATGGTTCCAAAACAACGCTCTGGAACCGGATTTCTCAACACAAAGGCATCGTGAAATCTGGAGGAGGGAATCATAGAGGTTCCATCTTCAGACTTATAGTAGGTGAAGCCATTCAACAAAAAGATCCGACTGAAATCGTTCATTCATGGGGGAAGGGATCATCCGCCCCAAAAGATATAAGGGACAACGAACTTCCCTTGGAATGCGCAGTCTCTGACATTATCAGGTCAATGCCATTTTTATTCATTGATGTGCCGGGGATTTCAGCGAAAGATAATGACCGCAGCTTATTAGAACAAAACCTCATTGGCCTCCTGAGCAACTACGACAGAGAAACACTCGATCCTCCGAGTCCGAATTGGCTCGGGAGATCGTGTCCACGTAACCTTATCCAATGCTCCGGACTATGGAATTCTCAACATGTGGAGAAAGGGTACACCCCTGACTTCCTTGATCTTCTTGAAAAGTACATATTGAATACCACTATATAG
- a CDS encoding co-chaperone GroES, whose product MKLKPLNDRVLVKRLEVEEKTAGGIYIPDSAKEKPLKGEIVAAGPGKLDDNGERIAMTVKVGDIVLFTKYAGSAIDGDETLVMREDDILAIVE is encoded by the coding sequence ATGAAGCTGAAACCGTTGAACGATCGCGTTCTGGTCAAGCGTCTGGAAGTTGAAGAGAAGACCGCAGGTGGTATTTACATCCCTGATTCCGCCAAGGAAAAGCCCCTGAAGGGTGAGATTGTTGCCGCTGGTCCCGGCAAGCTGGACGACAACGGTGAGCGCATCGCCATGACCGTCAAGGTCGGTGATATCGTCCTGTTCACAAAGTACGCAGGTTCCGCTATCGATGGCGACGAGACTCTGGTCATGCGT
- a CDS encoding transporter substrate-binding domain-containing protein gives MYFFLACLFAGVSAHAEPHPIVCGVAKGYPPYQFRDESGRPIGLDVEVLSQVFTIIDVPYRFEQKDWDDVVANLRYGDLDCAIGMEMSEIRLESFDFSVPYYIREISLFLLEREARIETLDDLVWRVIAGDRHSAVEEYFSEIGLKNKIRIIQTNSKDESMRLLKEGRVTALIAPKAVGFYLAKKHEVQVKTLPLPLTASPVGIAVKKGNGALLKKINDGLEKLKQQGKLEPIINRWRQ, from the coding sequence ATGTACTTTTTTTTAGCTTGTCTGTTCGCAGGAGTCTCTGCCCATGCGGAACCACATCCGATTGTCTGCGGCGTGGCAAAAGGGTACCCCCCATATCAATTTCGGGATGAATCAGGTCGTCCAATAGGGCTTGATGTTGAGGTGTTAAGCCAGGTTTTCACAATAATAGATGTTCCTTATCGTTTTGAGCAAAAGGATTGGGATGATGTTGTCGCCAATCTGCGGTACGGCGATCTCGACTGTGCCATCGGCATGGAGATGAGCGAAATTCGACTGGAATCCTTTGATTTTTCTGTCCCGTACTATATCAGGGAAATTTCTTTGTTCCTTTTGGAGAGAGAGGCCCGCATAGAAACCTTGGACGATCTTGTATGGCGGGTGATTGCCGGTGACAGGCATTCGGCTGTTGAGGAGTATTTCAGTGAAATAGGGTTGAAGAATAAGATTCGCATTATACAAACCAACAGCAAGGACGAGTCCATGCGGTTGCTCAAGGAAGGACGGGTGACTGCGCTCATCGCTCCAAAAGCTGTTGGGTTTTATCTGGCGAAAAAGCACGAGGTCCAAGTCAAGACACTTCCGTTACCGCTTACGGCTTCACCCGTTGGTATCGCGGTCAAAAAGGGTAATGGCGCGCTGCTGAAAAAGATCAATGATGGGTTGGAGAAGTTGAAGCAACAGGGAAAACTGGAGCCTATCATCAACCGGTGGCGCCAGTAG
- a CDS encoding IS3 family transposase (programmed frameshift) has product MTKSNKRRKHSDKFKAKVALEAIRGVKTLAQLAAEYKVHPNQISTWKRQLLENAEGIFSGGKKAKSQEEVTAPLFEEIGRLKMDIKWLEKKLSLPLEVRRQWIKPDREYSIRRQCKLAGISRSGFYYKPAAESDENLALMRLIDEQYLRQPDYGSPRMTDWLKTQGHQINHKRVERLMQLMGLQAITPGPHTSVPNPEHPVFPYLLKGVAIERKNQVWSADITYIPMQRGFLYLVAVIDWWSRFVLAWELSNSMDSSFCVDALSKALRISTPEMFNTDQGAQFTSREFTGVLQSKGIAISMDGKGRAIDNVFIERLWWTVKYEDVYPKAYSDGIELYHGLTRYFRYYNEERGHSSLDKRTPAAVYRGNLNVH; this is encoded by the exons ATGACAAAGAGCAACAAAAGACGGAAGCATTCGGATAAGTTCAAGGCCAAGGTCGCGCTGGAAGCTATCCGTGGCGTGAAAACGTTGGCGCAGTTGGCTGCGGAGTACAAAGTGCATCCCAACCAGATATCCACCTGGAAAAGGCAGCTCCTTGAAAATGCCGAAGGAATCTTTTCCGGTGGCAAGAAAGCCAAGAGCCAGGAGGAGGTCACCGCACCTTTGTTCGAGGAGATCGGTCGGCTCAAGATGGATATCAAGTGGCTTGAAAAAAAGTTG AGCCTGCCGCTTGAGGTACGCCGCCAGTGGATCAAACCGGATCGGGAGTATTCCATCCGGCGGCAATGCAAGTTGGCAGGCATTTCCCGCTCGGGGTTTTACTACAAACCTGCAGCCGAGTCCGATGAGAACTTGGCCTTGATGCGTCTCATCGACGAGCAGTATCTGCGTCAGCCGGATTACGGCTCGCCGCGCATGACGGATTGGCTGAAGACACAAGGCCATCAGATCAACCACAAGCGAGTTGAGCGACTGATGCAGCTGATGGGCTTGCAAGCGATTACTCCAGGGCCGCATACGAGTGTCCCCAACCCGGAGCATCCCGTGTTTCCTTATCTGCTGAAAGGAGTTGCCATTGAGCGAAAGAATCAAGTCTGGAGTGCTGACATCACCTACATCCCCATGCAGCGCGGCTTTCTGTATCTGGTGGCAGTGATTGACTGGTGGAGCCGATTCGTATTGGCTTGGGAACTGTCAAATTCCATGGACAGTTCGTTTTGCGTGGACGCACTGAGCAAGGCATTGCGCATCTCCACGCCAGAGATGTTCAATACGGACCAGGGAGCGCAATTCACGAGCCGTGAATTTACCGGCGTTTTGCAGAGCAAGGGCATTGCAATCAGCATGGACGGCAAAGGCCGTGCAATCGACAACGTATTTATCGAGCGGTTGTGGTGGACGGTGAAATACGAGGATGTTTACCCCAAGGCGTATTCTGATGGAATCGAGCTATACCATGGGCTTACGCGCTATTTTCGGTATTACAACGAAGAGCGCGGACATTCGTCGTTGGACAAAAGAACTCCCGCTGCCGTATACAGAGGCAACCTGAATGTTCATTGA
- a CDS encoding GNAT family N-acetyltransferase, with translation MDIDAFDDTYRHLVLWNRKEREVAGAYRFGLTDEILKEHGAQGLYTSTLFDYDPGMLESMGPALEMGRSFIISKYQKNYQPLLLLWKGVAEFIIQNPKYTKLFGCVSISGEYSGISRELIVGFLQRHCSLPELANMTHPKTPPKNRRLSKVDFTLPANAFNDPEDITAMVSDVEGGTSIPVLLRQYLKLGGKIIGFNVDPDFGDCLDGLILVDLLQSDPKVLGRFMGKSNVKSFLETHRANRKPQLTVIETAA, from the coding sequence ATGGACATCGATGCATTCGACGACACGTACCGGCATCTGGTTCTGTGGAATCGCAAGGAACGGGAAGTAGCTGGAGCGTATCGGTTCGGCTTGACTGACGAGATTCTCAAAGAACATGGAGCGCAAGGACTCTACACCTCCACCCTCTTCGATTACGATCCCGGCATGCTGGAGAGCATGGGCCCTGCCCTGGAAATGGGACGATCATTCATCATTTCGAAATACCAGAAGAACTACCAGCCGCTCCTGTTGTTATGGAAAGGGGTGGCCGAATTCATCATCCAAAACCCCAAGTACACTAAACTCTTCGGGTGCGTGTCGATATCCGGGGAATACTCCGGCATTTCCCGCGAGTTGATCGTTGGATTCCTGCAACGCCACTGTTCATTGCCGGAACTGGCGAACATGACTCATCCCAAGACTCCGCCGAAGAATCGTCGGCTGAGCAAGGTGGACTTTACCCTCCCCGCCAATGCATTCAATGACCCGGAAGACATAACAGCCATGGTTAGCGATGTTGAAGGCGGCACATCCATCCCGGTACTGCTCAGACAGTATCTCAAGCTGGGCGGTAAAATCATTGGTTTCAACGTTGATCCCGACTTTGGCGACTGCCTCGATGGTCTGATTCTGGTCGACCTGTTACAATCTGATCCCAAGGTGCTCGGACGATTTATGGGCAAAAGCAACGTAAAATCATTTCTCGAAACCCATCGCGCAAACAGGAAACCACAACTGACGGTAATCGAAACGGCGGCCTGA